The following are encoded in a window of Qipengyuania soli genomic DNA:
- a CDS encoding YebC/PmpR family DNA-binding transcriptional regulator — protein sequence MAGHSKFKNIMHRKGAQDKKRSAMFSKLSREITVAAKMGMPDPDMNPRLRLAVNAAKAQSMPKDNIQRAIDKASANDGENYEEVRYEGYGPGGVALIVEALTDNRNRTATNVRTAFSKNGGNLGSEGSVSHGFERLGLIEYPASVGDEEKVLEAAIEAGADDVESSEDGHTIWTASDALHEVAGNLEKTLGEAENVKLAWKPTITVDMDEGGAATLLKLVDTLDDDDDVQTVWGNYEISDEIMEKLG from the coding sequence ATGGCAGGCCATTCCAAATTCAAGAACATCATGCACCGCAAGGGCGCGCAGGACAAGAAGCGCTCGGCGATGTTTTCCAAGCTTTCCCGCGAGATCACCGTCGCCGCCAAGATGGGCATGCCCGACCCGGACATGAACCCGCGCCTGCGCCTCGCGGTCAATGCGGCCAAGGCCCAGTCGATGCCGAAGGACAATATCCAGCGAGCGATCGACAAGGCATCTGCCAATGACGGCGAGAACTACGAAGAGGTTCGGTACGAAGGCTATGGCCCGGGCGGCGTTGCGCTGATCGTCGAAGCGCTGACCGACAACCGCAACCGCACCGCAACCAACGTTCGCACCGCCTTCAGCAAGAACGGCGGCAACCTCGGTTCGGAAGGTTCGGTGAGCCACGGTTTCGAACGCCTCGGCCTGATCGAATACCCGGCGAGCGTCGGCGACGAGGAGAAAGTCCTCGAAGCCGCGATCGAAGCTGGCGCGGACGATGTCGAGAGTTCCGAAGACGGCCACACCATCTGGACCGCGTCCGATGCGCTGCACGAAGTCGCAGGCAATCTGGAAAAGACGCTGGGCGAGGCCGAGAACGTCAAGCTGGCGTGGAAGCCCACCATTACCGTCGACATGGACGAAGGTGGCGCGGCGACCTTGCTGAAGCTCGTCGACACGCTCGACGATGACGACGACGTGCAGACAGTCTGGGGCAATTACGAGATCTCGGACGAGATCATGGAGAAGCTGGGCTGA
- a CDS encoding CPBP family glutamic-type intramembrane protease: protein MEAITTSGQAHLAPANSLRGEWSRFFAFLKRPTLPDRAAPMQQSSFIAVGRMLVLDLIIMVVLLGAAFGVMALGVNIPKTAISGMDMTPQLAFAAIVFAPVAEEIAFRSWLSGRPGHVLFIILALVALAIVGASGAASAQQVNPVTGGIALVVFLAGLVGLWVLRGRDAMGWFQKLFPLFYWFSAIAFAGIHLLNFSVENMATILPLVLPQFVIGLVLGYLRVNYGLWSNIMLHMLHNAAFITLVAVAGSAGA from the coding sequence ATGGAAGCAATTACCACAAGTGGTCAGGCGCACCTCGCGCCCGCCAATTCGCTACGCGGTGAATGGTCGCGCTTTTTCGCCTTCCTGAAACGGCCCACGCTCCCCGACCGGGCCGCGCCGATGCAACAGTCGAGCTTCATCGCGGTTGGGCGGATGCTGGTGCTCGACCTGATCATCATGGTCGTGTTGCTGGGGGCGGCATTTGGCGTGATGGCGCTGGGAGTGAACATCCCCAAGACCGCCATTTCGGGCATGGACATGACGCCGCAGCTTGCCTTTGCTGCCATCGTCTTCGCCCCCGTCGCGGAGGAGATTGCCTTCCGCAGCTGGCTTTCGGGACGCCCCGGCCACGTGCTCTTCATCATCCTGGCGCTTGTCGCACTGGCAATCGTGGGTGCGAGCGGTGCGGCGAGCGCGCAACAGGTCAATCCCGTCACCGGCGGCATCGCGCTGGTGGTCTTCCTAGCCGGTCTGGTCGGCCTGTGGGTCCTGCGCGGCCGCGACGCCATGGGCTGGTTCCAGAAGCTGTTCCCGCTGTTCTACTGGTTCAGCGCTATCGCCTTCGCCGGAATCCACCTGCTCAACTTCTCGGTCGAGAACATGGCGACGATCCTGCCGCTGGTCCTGCCGCAGTTCGTGATCGGGCTGGTGCTCGGCTATCTGCGCGTGAACTACGGCCTGTGGTCGAACATCATGCTCCACATGCTCCACAACGCGGCATTCATCACGCTGGTGGCGGTGGCCGGCAGCGCCGGGGCCTGA
- a CDS encoding YbjQ family protein, which yields MASQLPHRRVILVSTTPTIEGHPIQEYLGLVTGEVIVGANVFRDVFAGFRDFFGGRAGSYERVLGSARADAIQQLQAQCDQRGGNAVVGVDLDYEVVGAKGSMLMVSVTGTAVRI from the coding sequence ATGGCATCGCAATTGCCGCACCGCCGGGTGATCCTCGTCAGCACCACGCCGACGATCGAGGGCCATCCGATCCAGGAGTATCTCGGCCTCGTCACCGGCGAAGTGATCGTCGGCGCCAACGTGTTCCGCGATGTGTTCGCCGGATTCCGCGACTTTTTCGGCGGGCGTGCAGGAAGCTATGAGCGCGTTCTCGGGAGTGCCCGCGCCGACGCGATCCAGCAGCTGCAGGCGCAGTGCGACCAGCGCGGCGGCAATGCCGTGGTCGGCGTCGATCTCGACTACGAAGTGGTCGGGGCCAAGGGCTCGATGCTGATGGTCTCGGTGACCGGGACCGCGGTCAGGATCTGA
- a CDS encoding DUF2312 domain-containing protein — MAEATDDRLRLLIERIERLEEEKKGIADDIRDVYAESKAVGYDTKIMRQIVRLRKMKPDDRREMETILDTYKAALGIG; from the coding sequence ATGGCCGAAGCCACCGACGACCGCCTGCGCCTTCTCATCGAGCGCATCGAACGCCTCGAGGAAGAGAAGAAGGGCATCGCCGACGACATCCGCGACGTTTATGCCGAATCCAAGGCTGTCGGTTACGATACCAAGATCATGCGCCAGATCGTCCGCCTGCGTAAGATGAAGCCCGACGACCGCCGCGAGATGGAAACCATTCTCGATACCTACAAGGCCGCGCTCGGCATCGGCTGA
- a CDS encoding DUF1244 domain-containing protein: MDTNTEALDDLPDAVAAAAFRRLVRHLRHRHDAQNIDLMGLAGFCRNCLADWIIDAGFEGDKLAARELIHGMPQDEWKATRQSPATQEQLARMEASLAKNAQD, translated from the coding sequence ATGGATACGAATACAGAGGCGCTCGACGATCTTCCCGATGCCGTAGCGGCAGCGGCGTTCCGTCGGCTGGTGCGCCATTTGCGGCATCGCCACGATGCACAGAACATTGATCTGATGGGGCTCGCAGGCTTCTGCCGCAATTGCCTCGCCGACTGGATCATCGATGCAGGCTTCGAGGGCGACAAGCTGGCAGCACGCGAACTCATCCACGGCATGCCGCAGGACGAATGGAAGGCGACGCGGCAATCACCGGCGACGCAGGAGCAGTTGGCGCGGATGGAAGCGAGCCTCGCCAAAAACGCACAGGATTAG
- the pyk gene encoding pyruvate kinase — translation MEKLDPRRVDPRGRKVKILATVGPASRSPEMLARLFMAGVDAFRVNMSHGEHADHEATIRAIRAMEKEFHRPIAILADLQGPKLRVGKFKDGQAVIRHSGHFTLDRNPEPGDETRVELPHPELFGLLEKGQRLLINDGKIRLRVIRADENEILCSAEVGGVISDRKGVNVPDAEVPIPALTDKDRKDLAFAIQQGVDWIGLSFVQRPEDLAEARKLMGGYGALCAKIEKPMAVRRLDEIIEQSDGIMVARGDLGVELEPQEVPPLQKKIVNKARMAGKPVIVATQMLESMIESPAPTRAEVSDVANAVYDGADAVMLSAETAAGDWPEEAVTIMHRIARQVERDESYLSRVRFLDTPPDSTTADALAHACMTVADTVNISAITVFTGSGSTARRVARERPSVPMLVLTPSMKTARRLGLLWGAHAVATKDIGSFEEMIAKGKRMALRHGFGEAGSKLIALAGVPFGTPGSTNLMHVVTVTGDELDKYGD, via the coding sequence ATGGAAAAGCTCGATCCCCGGCGCGTCGACCCGCGCGGTCGCAAGGTCAAGATCCTCGCCACCGTCGGTCCCGCCAGCCGCTCGCCCGAAATGCTCGCCCGCCTGTTCATGGCCGGCGTCGATGCCTTCCGGGTCAACATGAGCCACGGCGAACACGCCGATCACGAGGCGACGATCCGGGCGATCCGCGCGATGGAAAAGGAATTTCATCGCCCCATCGCGATCCTTGCCGACCTCCAGGGTCCCAAGCTGCGGGTGGGCAAGTTCAAGGACGGGCAGGCGGTCATCCGCCATTCGGGCCATTTCACGCTCGACCGCAATCCCGAACCGGGTGACGAAACCCGCGTCGAGCTGCCGCATCCCGAACTTTTCGGGCTGCTCGAAAAGGGTCAGCGCCTGCTGATCAACGACGGCAAGATCCGCCTGCGCGTGATCCGCGCCGACGAAAACGAGATCCTCTGTTCGGCCGAGGTCGGCGGGGTCATTTCCGACCGCAAGGGCGTAAACGTGCCCGATGCCGAAGTGCCGATACCGGCGCTGACCGACAAGGATCGCAAGGACCTTGCCTTCGCCATCCAGCAAGGGGTCGACTGGATCGGCCTCAGCTTCGTCCAGCGCCCCGAGGACTTGGCTGAAGCCCGCAAGCTCATGGGCGGCTACGGCGCGCTGTGCGCCAAGATCGAAAAGCCGATGGCAGTGCGCCGGCTCGACGAAATCATCGAACAGTCGGATGGCATCATGGTCGCTCGCGGCGACCTGGGCGTCGAACTGGAACCGCAGGAAGTTCCGCCGCTGCAGAAGAAGATCGTCAACAAGGCGCGCATGGCGGGCAAGCCGGTGATCGTGGCGACGCAGATGCTCGAAAGTATGATCGAGAGCCCCGCCCCGACCCGCGCCGAGGTCTCCGACGTCGCCAATGCCGTCTATGACGGTGCCGACGCAGTCATGCTCTCGGCCGAGACCGCCGCCGGCGACTGGCCCGAAGAGGCGGTGACCATCATGCACCGCATCGCCCGTCAGGTGGAGCGCGACGAGAGCTACCTTTCGCGCGTGCGTTTCCTCGACACGCCGCCCGACAGCACCACGGCCGACGCGCTGGCCCACGCCTGCATGACCGTGGCCGACACGGTGAACATTTCGGCCATCACGGTTTTCACCGGCTCGGGCTCGACCGCGCGCCGCGTCGCCCGTGAGCGGCCTTCGGTTCCGATGCTGGTGCTGACGCCGAGCATGAAGACCGCGCGCCGCCTCGGCCTGCTGTGGGGCGCGCACGCGGTCGCGACCAAGGACATCGGCAGCTTCGAGGAGATGATCGCCAAGGGCAAGCGCATGGCCCTGCGCCACGGTTTCGGCGAGGCTGGCAGCAAGCTCATCGCGCTCGCCGGCGTCCCCTTCGGCACCCCGGGCTCGACCAATTTGATGCACGTGGTCACGGTTACCGGCGACGAGCTCGACAAATACGGCGACTGA
- a CDS encoding NADH:flavin oxidoreductase/NADH oxidase family protein, with protein MAVTLASELTLPCGAVLSNRIAKAAMTEGMATPDGRPTPELERLYGIWSDGGAGMLLSGNVIVDKDHLERPGNVVIDREPDEDMKRRLASWAKAATRGGNHFWAQISHGGRQTQKLVNPHPKSSSDVQLALPGGQFARPTPLTREEIADLVNRWAIASRALKEAGFTGVQIHGAHGYLISQFLSPRVNLRSDEYGGSLENRARFLLEIVAAVRAAVGPEFPISVKLNSADFQKGGFDFGDSLQVVKWLEAASVDLIEISGGTYEQPKLLGVSGMEDEEKQNVAPSTLAREAYFVDFAKAMQAEVSMPLMVTGGFRTRAAMEQALDSGAADVIGIGRPMCVDTDAPARLLAGDTQLARYEDRLDLLPDWMAFLKRFQMVKAVNSFAGIYWFYEQLWLLGHEGRTDPDLSVFKAFRTLEARNNRIMKERAAGAA; from the coding sequence ATGGCGGTGACACTGGCTTCGGAACTCACGCTGCCCTGCGGCGCAGTGCTGTCGAACCGCATTGCAAAGGCTGCCATGACCGAAGGGATGGCGACTCCCGACGGACGCCCGACCCCCGAGCTCGAGCGGCTCTACGGCATCTGGTCCGATGGTGGCGCGGGAATGCTGCTGTCGGGCAATGTCATCGTCGACAAGGATCATCTCGAACGCCCCGGCAACGTCGTCATCGACCGCGAACCGGACGAGGACATGAAACGCCGCCTCGCCAGCTGGGCCAAGGCGGCAACGCGCGGCGGCAACCACTTCTGGGCCCAGATCAGCCATGGCGGGCGCCAGACACAGAAGCTGGTCAATCCGCATCCCAAGTCGTCGTCCGACGTCCAGCTGGCGCTCCCCGGCGGGCAGTTCGCCAGGCCGACACCGCTTACGCGAGAGGAGATTGCCGACCTCGTCAACCGCTGGGCCATCGCCTCGCGCGCGCTCAAGGAGGCAGGCTTCACCGGCGTGCAGATCCACGGCGCACACGGCTACCTCATCTCGCAATTCCTCTCGCCGCGCGTGAACCTGCGCAGCGACGAATATGGCGGCAGCCTGGAAAACCGCGCGCGCTTCCTGCTCGAGATCGTCGCGGCGGTGCGCGCTGCGGTCGGACCGGAGTTCCCGATATCGGTCAAGCTCAACAGCGCCGACTTCCAGAAGGGCGGTTTCGACTTCGGCGACAGCCTGCAGGTGGTGAAATGGCTCGAGGCGGCCTCGGTCGACCTGATCGAGATTTCCGGCGGCACCTACGAGCAACCCAAGCTGCTGGGCGTTTCGGGCATGGAGGACGAGGAGAAGCAGAACGTCGCGCCTTCGACCCTCGCGCGCGAGGCCTATTTCGTCGACTTCGCAAAAGCGATGCAGGCCGAGGTTTCGATGCCGCTGATGGTCACCGGCGGCTTCCGCACGCGCGCGGCGATGGAACAGGCGCTCGACAGCGGCGCTGCCGATGTGATCGGCATCGGGCGGCCCATGTGCGTCGATACCGATGCTCCCGCGCGCCTGTTGGCCGGCGATACCCAGCTCGCGCGCTACGAGGACAGGCTCGACCTGCTGCCCGACTGGATGGCATTCCTGAAGCGCTTCCAGATGGTCAAGGCGGTCAACAGCTTCGCCGGCATCTACTGGTTCTACGAACAGCTCTGGCTGCTCGGCCACGAGGGGCGGACCGATCCCGACCTTTCCGTGTTCAAGGCGTTCCGCACGCTTGAAGCGCGCAACAATCGGATCATGAAGGAACGTGCGGCGGGCGCTGCCTGA
- the gltX gene encoding glutamate--tRNA ligase has product MTFTTRFAPSPTGRLHVGNIRTALHNWMLARKNGGRFLLRIDDTDAERSREEYVEAIRTDLSWLGIDIDGEERQSQRFEVYERAFEALRESGRIYACYETAQELELKRKIQLGRGLPPIYDRAALAMSDDDRAAKEAEGIAPHWRFKLDHAEPIVWEDGVRGPQKFDPAQLSDPVIRRADGSWLYMLPSAVDDCDMGVTNVLRGEDHVSNTAVQIQMFTALIAALYPAQQIPHFAHEALLVGSEGKLSKRLGSLGCDAFRERGIEPEAIVALLARLGTSQPVEPIADRQVLIDTFDLSTFGRAPARFDDAELERLNTALVHHMDFDRIAHRLPEGIDEAGWHAIRPNLAHIDEAAEWWRIVTGPINQPAFPDEDRDYLSLAAQTLSWGDDPWHALTAALKEATGRKGKPLFLPLRQALTGMDHGPDMGELLPLIGEQRARERLEAAAAQ; this is encoded by the coding sequence ATGACGTTCACAACCCGCTTTGCCCCGTCTCCGACCGGACGGCTCCATGTCGGCAATATCCGCACCGCGCTGCACAACTGGATGCTGGCGAGAAAGAACGGCGGGCGTTTCCTGCTGCGCATCGACGACACCGATGCGGAGCGCAGCCGCGAGGAATATGTCGAGGCGATCCGCACGGACCTTTCCTGGCTGGGCATCGACATTGACGGCGAGGAGCGGCAGTCGCAGCGCTTCGAGGTATATGAGCGCGCCTTCGAAGCATTGCGCGAGAGCGGGCGCATCTACGCTTGTTACGAGACTGCGCAGGAACTGGAATTGAAGCGCAAGATCCAGCTCGGTCGCGGCCTTCCGCCAATCTACGACCGCGCTGCGCTGGCGATGTCCGACGATGATCGCGCGGCCAAGGAGGCGGAAGGGATTGCCCCGCACTGGCGCTTCAAGCTCGATCATGCCGAGCCGATAGTGTGGGAAGATGGTGTGCGCGGACCGCAGAAATTCGATCCGGCGCAATTGTCCGACCCGGTCATCCGGCGCGCCGATGGGAGCTGGCTCTACATGCTGCCAAGCGCGGTCGATGATTGCGACATGGGCGTCACGAATGTCCTTCGCGGCGAAGACCATGTAAGCAACACTGCGGTTCAAATTCAGATGTTTACCGCACTTATTGCTGCACTCTATCCGGCGCAGCAAATTCCGCATTTTGCGCACGAGGCTTTGCTTGTCGGAAGTGAGGGCAAGCTGTCGAAGCGGCTCGGTTCGCTGGGCTGCGATGCATTCCGCGAGCGCGGCATCGAGCCCGAAGCGATTGTGGCTTTGCTGGCGCGGCTCGGCACTTCGCAACCGGTCGAACCGATCGCTGACCGGCAGGTTCTGATCGATACGTTCGACCTCTCCACCTTTGGCCGCGCTCCCGCCCGGTTCGACGATGCCGAGCTTGAACGCCTCAATACCGCGCTGGTCCATCACATGGATTTCGACCGCATTGCGCATCGCCTGCCCGAAGGCATCGACGAGGCTGGCTGGCACGCGATCCGGCCCAATCTCGCCCACATCGACGAAGCAGCGGAATGGTGGCGGATCGTGACCGGCCCGATAAACCAGCCCGCGTTTCCGGACGAGGACCGTGACTACCTCTCTCTGGCGGCGCAGACCCTCAGTTGGGGCGACGACCCGTGGCACGCCCTCACGGCTGCGCTAAAGGAGGCGACGGGGCGCAAGGGCAAGCCGCTGTTCCTGCCGCTGCGCCAGGCGCTGACGGGTATGGACCACGGGCCCGATATGGGCGAACTGTTGCCGCTCATCGGAGAACAGCGTGCGCGCGAACGGCTGGAGGCCGCCGCCGCACAATAG
- a CDS encoding putative bifunctional diguanylate cyclase/phosphodiesterase, producing the protein MNGTATQTEAMRLKVLSRRLTAASAGAPGAVASSLASAAVLLGVFHGSFRNVALVIWATTLILAVLLRLGISMTSDLTSADEAYLSRRLRLTAMAMSAVSLAWGIGLPVFAASGQGGPVAALACVGTAMFVGVLLMHRAIPVAAYVHIAALGAGLAGTAYMVAGLAAWPLLALLVVYAFTLWQAIQRIESQFIASIGAEIEYAATADTVSMLLHEYEEQSSDWLWTTGPRGNMRDVSARFAAAAGSDIDRMEGKSLLSLFQKGEERDRLARHLIEQSPFRDLLVKLRIDGETRFWRLSARARPDGRMGGVARDVTNDRMIEERVAFMAHYDNLTGLANRYLFNERLRVMLGASEGRGANVALFYLDLDDFKSINDTRGHLVGDRLLREVGTRLEQEVRADDLVARLGGDEFAVLIETRAGMGMLIERAHRFLSVVREAYEIEGHHYRVSTSIGVARCFDGDCDAEELMRRADLALFAAKKKGRDTLAIFEPALDREARDRRELETDLREAIARGQLRIHYQPTIDLDTGATTGYEALLRWHHPRRGVIGPAEFLDIAENSGLIIPVGEWVIRQTLAETAAWQGDFRIAINLSPTQVRSPHLAALVAQAIHTSGIAAERIEFEITEHVLMQQGEAATTTLNKLRGLGARIALDDFGVGYSSLGYLQQFRFDRIKIDRNFVQRLEDDADSQAIVSSITRMAEAMGIATTAEGIENRRQLDLLRKLGCNEAQGFLICKPAPGETFATAEAAEAALADTGSVVLEYRKARRNANQRRGGQVA; encoded by the coding sequence ATGAACGGAACAGCCACCCAAACCGAGGCCATGCGCCTCAAGGTCCTCTCCCGCCGGCTGACGGCGGCCAGTGCCGGTGCACCGGGAGCCGTCGCGTCCAGCCTTGCATCGGCGGCCGTTCTTCTCGGTGTCTTCCATGGCAGCTTCCGCAATGTGGCACTGGTGATCTGGGCGACCACACTAATTCTTGCCGTGCTTCTGCGCCTTGGCATTTCCATGACTTCGGACCTCACCTCTGCTGACGAGGCCTATCTCTCCCGGCGACTGCGCCTGACCGCGATGGCAATGTCGGCGGTCAGCCTCGCATGGGGTATTGGCCTGCCGGTCTTCGCAGCAAGCGGGCAGGGCGGACCGGTCGCGGCGTTGGCATGTGTGGGGACAGCGATGTTCGTAGGGGTGCTGCTGATGCACCGTGCCATTCCCGTAGCTGCCTACGTCCACATCGCGGCACTTGGTGCAGGCCTCGCGGGCACCGCTTATATGGTTGCCGGCCTCGCCGCCTGGCCGCTGCTTGCCTTGCTTGTGGTCTATGCCTTCACCTTGTGGCAGGCGATCCAGCGCATCGAGAGCCAGTTCATCGCCTCGATTGGCGCGGAGATCGAATACGCGGCCACAGCCGATACGGTCTCAATGCTGCTCCACGAATACGAGGAGCAGTCGTCCGACTGGCTCTGGACGACGGGTCCGCGGGGCAACATGCGCGATGTCAGCGCGCGGTTCGCCGCGGCGGCGGGCAGCGATATCGACAGGATGGAAGGCAAGTCCCTGCTGTCGCTGTTCCAGAAGGGGGAGGAGCGTGATCGCCTGGCTCGCCACCTGATCGAGCAGAGCCCGTTCCGCGACCTGCTGGTCAAGCTGAGGATTGACGGAGAAACGCGGTTCTGGAGGCTATCGGCCCGCGCGCGTCCCGACGGACGGATGGGCGGCGTCGCCCGCGACGTGACCAACGATCGCATGATCGAAGAGCGCGTCGCCTTCATGGCGCACTACGACAACCTCACGGGCCTCGCCAATCGTTACCTCTTCAACGAGCGGTTGCGGGTGATGCTTGGCGCCAGCGAAGGAAGGGGGGCGAACGTGGCGCTGTTTTATCTCGATCTCGACGATTTCAAGTCGATCAACGATACCCGCGGGCACCTCGTCGGTGACCGGCTATTGCGCGAGGTGGGCACCCGGCTGGAACAGGAAGTGCGCGCCGACGATCTCGTGGCGCGCTTGGGCGGGGACGAGTTCGCGGTCCTCATCGAAACCCGCGCCGGTATGGGCATGCTCATCGAACGTGCCCACCGCTTCCTCTCGGTCGTGCGCGAAGCCTACGAGATCGAGGGACACCATTACCGCGTTTCGACTAGCATCGGGGTGGCGCGCTGTTTCGATGGCGATTGCGATGCAGAGGAACTCATGCGCCGCGCCGACCTCGCGCTCTTTGCAGCCAAGAAAAAGGGCCGGGACACGTTGGCGATATTCGAGCCCGCTCTTGACCGCGAAGCGCGGGACCGGCGCGAACTCGAAACCGACCTGCGCGAAGCCATCGCGCGCGGCCAGCTGAGGATCCATTACCAGCCCACCATCGACCTCGATACGGGGGCGACCACGGGATACGAGGCCCTTTTGCGCTGGCATCACCCGCGCCGGGGCGTCATCGGTCCTGCCGAATTCCTCGACATAGCTGAGAACAGTGGCCTCATCATTCCGGTCGGCGAATGGGTGATCCGCCAGACGCTGGCAGAAACCGCGGCATGGCAGGGCGATTTCCGCATCGCGATCAACCTTTCGCCTACACAGGTGCGTAGCCCGCATCTCGCGGCCCTGGTCGCCCAGGCGATCCATACCAGCGGGATTGCCGCGGAAAGGATCGAGTTCGAAATCACCGAGCATGTCCTGATGCAGCAGGGCGAGGCAGCGACGACGACGCTCAACAAGCTGCGCGGGCTCGGCGCACGGATTGCCCTCGACGATTTCGGCGTTGGCTATTCCTCGCTCGGCTATCTCCAGCAGTTCCGCTTCGACCGGATCAAGATAGACCGCAATTTCGTCCAACGGCTGGAAGACGATGCCGACAGCCAGGCGATCGTCTCGAGCATCACGCGCATGGCCGAAGCGATGGGGATCGCGACCACGGCCGAGGGGATCGAGAACCGCCGCCAGCTGGACCTGTTGCGCAAGCTCGGCTGTAATGAGGCGCAGGGGTTCCTGATCTGCAAGCCGGCTCCGGGCGAAACCTTTGCTACGGCGGAGGCGGCGGAAGCCGCTCTCGCCGACACGGGCTCGGTCGTGCTCGAATATCGCAAGGCCCGCAGGAACGCGAACCAGCGCCGCGGCGGGCAAGTCGCATGA